A section of the Roseivirga sp. BDSF3-8 genome encodes:
- a CDS encoding serine hydrolase domain-containing protein, with product MHSTTLLTILFLSANLAFAKAQPAFTTLTDDLEQKVPSWMESTKVPGVALAIFDKGEVVYQKGFGFADAGRKKPVTPKSGFNIGSISKMFTAWGVMNLVEEGRIKLDDPVEKYLSRWTFPPSDYNTEKVTVGALLSHTAGLSVHGYPGFQPDETLPSLEASLSGINGSERPDEPVEIIIEPGTEFKYSGGGYTVLQLMIEEVTGRPFAEYMEQTLFEPLKMGHTSFTIDEKMLRHSALPYDEQGEEIPLERFTAQAAAGLHTTLADMITFAKASFGDNPILSNETITMMQTPVEATDGRYGLGYMKYKMGPVAMTGHAGSNDGWQAGFMFNADEHSGVIILTNGSNGKQLAIQVLKQWIGWKMN from the coding sequence ATGCACAGCACAACACTACTGACCATTCTTTTCCTATCGGCTAATCTGGCCTTTGCTAAGGCGCAGCCAGCCTTTACCACACTGACAGATGACCTTGAACAAAAGGTCCCCTCATGGATGGAATCCACTAAGGTACCGGGTGTGGCCCTGGCTATTTTTGACAAAGGCGAGGTGGTCTATCAAAAAGGCTTTGGATTTGCTGATGCAGGCCGGAAAAAACCTGTCACGCCAAAGTCTGGGTTTAATATCGGCTCTATTTCCAAGATGTTTACGGCCTGGGGCGTTATGAACCTGGTGGAAGAAGGCCGCATAAAGCTGGATGACCCTGTTGAAAAATACCTGAGCAGATGGACCTTTCCTCCTTCTGATTACAATACTGAAAAAGTAACCGTAGGTGCCCTGTTGAGTCATACAGCAGGGTTATCTGTTCATGGATACCCTGGCTTTCAGCCGGACGAAACCTTACCCAGCCTGGAGGCCTCTCTAAGTGGTATCAACGGCTCAGAACGCCCGGACGAGCCGGTTGAGATCATTATTGAGCCTGGCACGGAATTCAAGTACTCCGGGGGCGGGTACACGGTATTGCAGCTAATGATCGAAGAGGTAACGGGCCGGCCATTTGCTGAGTATATGGAGCAGACTCTTTTTGAGCCCTTAAAAATGGGGCATACCAGCTTTACCATCGATGAAAAGATGCTGAGGCATTCGGCCTTGCCTTATGACGAGCAGGGAGAGGAAATACCGCTCGAACGGTTTACCGCCCAGGCGGCCGCCGGGCTGCATACCACCCTGGCCGACATGATCACATTTGCTAAAGCCTCCTTCGGGGACAACCCTATTCTCAGCAATGAAACGATTACCATGATGCAAACACCGGTAGAAGCGACCGACGGTCGGTACGGGCTGGGCTACATGAAGTATAAGATGGGGCCGGTGGCCATGACGGGACATGCCGGATCTAATGACGGCTGGCAGGCAGGATTTATGTTTAATGCCGATGAACATAGCGGCGTCATCATTCTTACCAACGGGTCTAACGGTAAACAGCTAGCTATTCAGGTTCTGAAACAGTGGATCGGTTGGAAAATGAACTAA